A window of Chloroflexi bacterium ADurb.Bin180 genomic DNA:
TACCGTCTGGGCGGCTGCCGTCACCAGTCTCAAGCTGGAGGCGGAAGGGCCATTCCAGCGGGACCTGACCGATGTGACCGCGCTAATAGCCAGCGGCAGCCTGAATGCAGGCTAGGTAAGATTCCCAAGAACGTCGACAGTGGTTCAGCAGCTACCTGGAAAGGAACGAACGATGCCCAGGTCAGATAACTCTCCAGTAGATGTGGCCGTGCTCGGCCACTTTGCCAGGGACAAGATCATCGTGAACGGCGTCGAGTCGATTGCCTCTGGTGGGTCGGTCTACTATGGCGCGCTGGCCCTGCGGCGTCTGGGCTTGAGAGTGGTGATCATCACCCGCCTGGCTCGAGAAGACCGGCCGCGTCTGGCCGAGCTCACTGCCGAAGGCATCCGAGTATACGCCCGGTCTGCCCATGAGACCTCTGGCATCGCCAACACTTACCTGACCTCCGACATGGATCGCCGCCTGACCAGGCCACTGGGCTTTGCCGGTCCGTTTCGGCTGCGTGACCTGCCGCGCCTCACCCCTCGTCTGTGGCTGGTTGGGCCGCTCATGGCCGGCGAGGTTGACCTTGCCTTCGTTCGTGCCCTCGCTGCCAGAGCGCCTGTGGCCCTCGATGCCCAGGGCTTTGTCCGCGTGCGCGAGGGGGATGATCTCGTGTTCCGCGACTGGGCTGACAAGAAGCAAGGCCTGCCCCTGGTACACTATCTGAAGGTTGACCAGGCCGAAGCAGAAGTGCTGACCGGCCTGACTGACCGCCACGCGGCGGCGCGAACTCTCGAATCCTGGGGAGTACAGGAAGTTGTGCTGACTCACGCCGAGGGTGTGCTCGTGCACGCAGAAGGCAAGGACTATGAGGCCGCTTTCACTCCGCGGTCCTTGGCCGGGCGGACAGGGCGAGGCGACACTTGCTTTGCCGCCTACCTGGCCAGGCGTCGGTCCGCCGCTCCTCGCGACGCCTGCGATTTCGCGGCCCGAATCACTTCGCTCAAGCTCGAGACGCCCGGAGCCTTCGTTGGCCTGTCGTCTAGCGACGACCAGGCCAATCGATTGCGGAACATTGTATGAGCCTTCCAGAGAAGTCAGCCACGCCGCTGCACAGACCCCATCCCGTGCGCTACGAGATGATGAGCCTGCTGATGGACAAGAACCCCCTGCCTCGAGACGAATTCGACGCCCAACTGGCTGCGCATACCGCTTTCATCGGAGCTGGCGGAGGTGGCGGTCGGTGGGAGACTTTTGTCACCGGCGGAGGATTCGAGCTGGGAGTCGTTC
This region includes:
- a CDS encoding pfkB family carbohydrate kinase, with the protein product MPRSDNSPVDVAVLGHFARDKIIVNGVESIASGGSVYYGALALRRLGLRVVIITRLAREDRPRLAELTAEGIRVYARSAHETSGIANTYLTSDMDRRLTRPLGFAGPFRLRDLPRLTPRLWLVGPLMAGEVDLAFVRALAARAPVALDAQGFVRVREGDDLVFRDWADKKQGLPLVHYLKVDQAEAEVLTGLTDRHAAARTLESWGVQEVVLTHAEGVLVHAEGKDYEAAFTPRSLAGRTGRGDTCFAAYLARRRSAAPRDACDFAARITSLKLETPGAFVGLSSSDDQANRLRNIV